A region of Amyelois transitella isolate CPQ chromosome 19, ilAmyTran1.1, whole genome shotgun sequence DNA encodes the following proteins:
- the LOC106139532 gene encoding magnetosome-associated protein MamJ: protein MKFLLLTLFVAFVASAPVEDAGNPVEVVVNGLPEGQALDIGDIVDIKLKEHVDGQVAASTDLLHPFSAAGIAEAVAAAEVEAHPVQVVENAENEVDPVQVIETEVEPIQTLPIVIENEVAPSPIVVPLPIAPEVVPGPETSPVLPEVAPEPIILPEAPVAPEVVPSPIVLPELVAPEVVPSPVVIPEPVVPEVPDISESLPAPAQQFGEIYNDGAVQVTVNGPEDAGIMSTLQSWLNVVMNYFNNGAQTTQQIV from the coding sequence ATGAAATTCCTACTGCTGACACTCTTTGTGGCGTTTGTTGCCTCCGCCCCTGTGGAAGATGCTGGAAACCCGGTGGAAGTCGTTGTAAATGGATTGCCTGAAGGACAAGCTCTTGATATCGGAGACATCGTTGATATCAAGCTGAAAGAACATGTAGACGGCCAAGTAGCCGCTTCTACTGACTTGCTTCATCCATTCAGCGCCGCTGGCATCGCTGAAGCTGTCGCTGCAGCTGAAGTTGAAGCCCACCCTGTACAAGTTGTAGAAAACGCAGAAAACGAAGTTGACCCCGTCCAAGTCATAGAAACAGAAGTTGAACCAATCCAGACTTTGCCGATCGTAATCGAAAATGAAGTCGCCCCATCTCCTATTGTCGTACCTTTGCCTATTGCTCCTGAAGTCGTTCCTGGTCCAGAGACTTCACCGGTTTTGCCTGAAGTAGCCCCTGAACCTATCATACTTCCTGAGGCACCCGTAGCCCCTGAGGTTGTTCCATCCCCAATCGTTCTTCCTGAATTAGTCGCGCCCGAAGTTGTACCTTCCCCAGTAGTAATCCCCGAACCCGTCGTCCCTGAAGTGCCTGATATCTCAGAATCCCTACCAGCGCCTGCGCAACAATTTGGTGAAATTTACAATGATGGCGCAGTCCAAGTAACCGTCAACGGGCCCGAAGACGCAGGAATTATGTCCACTCTGCAATCTTGGCTTAACGTAGTCATGAACTACTTCAACAACGGAGCCCAGACCACTCAGCAAATTGTTTAA